Genomic segment of Bemisia tabaci chromosome 9, PGI_BMITA_v3:
tgtttaatacaACTTGAACCCTGCCGATACTTGAACCTACAATAATATAATAGAAAGCTTGACGCCGCTTACCTTGTGCATTGGTGTGCCCCAAAAATCATTGACGAACAGATTCTGAATTGGAGTGTGAGGTCGCAAGTCGCGGTTTTCTTTGATTGCACTGATGTCATCGAACACAAACCCGCACTGACAACTATTGTAGTACACAATTAAACTCGTGGCGCAAACAACGAAGGATAACACTCCGTTGGGACTCATGGTTAAATCTGTTCGCACAAGTCaataattcagaaaaaaatatctatACATCAAGTAGTATTAATTGCTTTGATTGTCCAAACTGGAGACTTAAAACACACTAGATGACCGggcatcactgaaaaaaagagaaagaggaaataTTCTTAGTTGCAGGCCTTAAGATTGAAAGTTGGGTATGGGATAAATATCACAGCAGAAATTATTCAGAGGAAAGCTTAATATGCTTTTATGTTGGAGATTAGAATCCTCTCTGAGATCCTGGTGTCAGTTAATCATGGTAAGTAATCTTCGCTGAGTTATCTTGTGACCTCGTGCGACTAAACGCTACAATTAACGGTCCTCATTAAAAACTGAACAAATTAAATA
This window contains:
- the LOC109044178 gene encoding protein O-mannosyl-transferase Tmtc3; the encoded protein is MSPNGVLSFVVCATSLIVYYNSCQCGFVFDDISAIKENRDLRPHTPIQNLFVNDFWGTPMHKEQSHKSYRPLCVLTFRWNYAIHQLEPMGYHLVNMLLHTVVCYLYFK